One part of the Granulicella arctica genome encodes these proteins:
- a CDS encoding ThiF family adenylyltransferase — MPDFNNPVDYSRLEQTTFTRQQVAALRVAVIGCGALGAEAARLLGLLGVGSVLLIDHDRVEPTNLTHSPYLRAPNTLGRPKANVLAEALAPHFPDTAWLPLPHEIADIGFGHLQPCNLLFSCTDNALARVETTYAAHRLHLPVMDAGLKGRAFWAGRVAWFPAPNESSTTAACYLCQLTAARRAELLSLALSASQSCSAPAPDPTTLPSTPTMASIVAALQVDLGLRLLLTPDTPAEARAWELSLTLPQTTWTSFTIPRSADCPWHEPNPSADLAPLLNMDTVSIKESLETETLGTLPPPRILELDWPICLQARCTTCQHRWSPIARVATLRRRLTCPHCGATGSHLHSIETLTTITPSDPAALLTPNQLNLPPNHLFTLRRQQKPSS, encoded by the coding sequence ATGCCCGACTTCAACAACCCGGTCGACTACAGCCGCCTCGAACAAACCACCTTCACCCGCCAGCAGGTCGCAGCCCTCCGCGTCGCCGTCATCGGCTGCGGAGCCCTCGGCGCCGAAGCCGCCCGCCTCCTCGGCCTCCTCGGCGTAGGCTCCGTCCTCCTCATCGACCACGACCGCGTCGAGCCCACCAACCTCACCCACAGCCCCTACCTCCGCGCCCCCAACACCCTCGGACGCCCCAAAGCCAACGTCCTCGCCGAAGCCCTCGCCCCCCACTTCCCCGACACCGCCTGGCTCCCGCTCCCCCATGAGATCGCCGACATCGGCTTCGGCCACCTCCAGCCCTGCAACCTCCTCTTCTCCTGCACCGACAACGCCCTGGCCCGCGTCGAGACCACCTACGCCGCCCATCGCCTCCACCTCCCCGTCATGGACGCCGGCCTCAAAGGCCGTGCCTTCTGGGCCGGCCGAGTAGCCTGGTTCCCCGCCCCAAACGAGTCCAGCACTACCGCCGCCTGCTACCTCTGCCAGCTCACCGCCGCCCGCCGAGCCGAGCTCCTCTCCCTCGCCCTCTCCGCCTCGCAAAGCTGCTCCGCACCCGCACCCGACCCCACCACCCTCCCCAGCACCCCCACCATGGCCTCCATCGTCGCCGCCCTCCAGGTAGACCTCGGCCTGCGCCTCCTTCTCACCCCCGACACCCCCGCCGAAGCCCGCGCCTGGGAGCTCTCCCTCACCCTCCCGCAAACCACCTGGACCTCCTTCACCATCCCCCGCAGCGCCGACTGCCCCTGGCACGAACCCAACCCCTCAGCAGATTTAGCCCCTCTCCTTAATATGGACACTGTGTCTATTAAAGAGTCCCTCGAAACCGAAACCCTCGGCACCCTCCCCCCACCCCGCATCCTCGAGCTCGACTGGCCCATCTGCCTCCAGGCCCGTTGCACCACCTGCCAACACCGCTGGAGCCCCATCGCCCGAGTCGCCACCCTCCGCCGCCGCCTCACCTGCCCCCACTGCGGAGCCACAGGCTCACACCTCCACTCCATCGAAACCCTCACCACCATCACCCCCTCCGACCCCGCCGCCCTCCTCACCCCCAACCAACTCAACCTCCCCCCAAACCATCTCTTCACCCTACGCCGCCAACAAAAACCCTCATCCTGA
- a CDS encoding alpha/beta fold hydrolase — protein MNHLKLWTVAISLSCAAALHAQSTAGTQIDPTPHKIRFINVEKGVKLEVIDWGGSGRPLILLPGLGDTAHVFDKLAVKLTPTHHVYGITTRGFGASDAPSPVTANYSADRLGDDVVTVIDALKLEHPVLAGHSLAGEELSSVATRHPEKIAALIYIDAGYPYALYDKAHGDLVLDAIEMRNKLEQLHPGTLPSDRKQLDELLTMTRQLEQVLQQRKDDLSTTSLPHPINNPISVAMLDGQKKYTQIHLPVLAIFNIPHSPDHLRTMENQVKAFETQVPQAKIIRIPNSNHYVFQANEADVLRDMNAFIGSL, from the coding sequence ATGAACCACTTAAAGCTCTGGACCGTCGCCATCAGCCTTTCTTGTGCCGCAGCTCTTCACGCCCAAAGCACCGCCGGGACGCAGATCGATCCCACGCCCCACAAAATCCGCTTCATCAACGTAGAGAAGGGTGTAAAGCTCGAAGTAATCGATTGGGGAGGCTCCGGGCGCCCACTCATTCTGCTCCCCGGCCTCGGAGACACCGCCCACGTCTTCGATAAATTGGCCGTAAAGCTCACCCCCACCCATCACGTCTACGGGATCACCACCCGCGGCTTTGGAGCTTCAGACGCTCCCTCTCCTGTAACGGCAAACTACTCTGCCGATCGGCTCGGAGACGATGTCGTAACCGTCATCGACGCACTCAAACTCGAGCATCCCGTCCTCGCCGGGCATTCTCTAGCGGGCGAAGAGCTCAGCTCCGTTGCAACCCGTCACCCGGAAAAGATCGCCGCCCTTATCTACATCGACGCCGGCTATCCCTATGCCCTGTACGACAAAGCCCACGGCGACCTCGTGCTGGATGCCATCGAGATGCGAAACAAACTCGAGCAATTGCATCCTGGCACACTCCCCAGTGACCGCAAACAGCTCGATGAGCTACTCACCATGACCCGCCAACTTGAACAAGTACTGCAGCAGCGAAAGGACGATCTTTCCACCACCTCTCTACCTCATCCGATCAACAACCCCATCAGTGTAGCGATGCTCGATGGCCAGAAAAAATACACTCAGATCCATCTTCCCGTACTGGCCATCTTCAACATTCCCCATTCGCCTGACCACTTACGCACCATGGAGAACCAGGTAAAGGCCTTTGAAACACAGGTCCCCCAGGCGAAAATTATCCGCATCCCCAACTCCAATCACTACGTTTTCCAGGCCAACGAAGCTGACGTTCTGCGCGATATGAATGCCTTTATTGGCAGCCTGTAG
- a CDS encoding VWA domain-containing protein — MLKRALKFGMVYGLVLLRAASVSAQDASVSSGALELYPVSAPMLVQCAPVSLVPCFSVVVTPADGTGKPVAVGLPSKDRLLQAMQVQSDGTAIAPFYVSSGSGSDASQRPNIVLIEVDISGSMNSPVSDGVSRFDAAQAAIAKYLESMQEGVDQIAIVPFESHHVVPTIQAAVFTGKRDEAMAQLKALPRPGTKNNTALYQAVYSGVQSMQTEMATLVKPGTVAADFQPRVIVMTDGKNEVMKGDDADLLDGPLGMQQAVAKVASSGLDVVGIGFGDRSGIDTEALQKLSKRVFMAATGDELAQIFRNTTPLKTSALQVTFLSPWTDRPSLASRDPQFGLTLTLPDGRRLMSPLVRYTAPAMGTPLYERQASPEEMQALIATRPSANSGWDAVLRSLLVFGGCGVVLLLLWFWIPRLIWGNQYAGNLASVGAGRRWGKDAGVKASAVQMRTVANAPDGFDADQVRAKQQRSPGQVTQVQPRGEVSKARINV, encoded by the coding sequence GTGCTGAAACGGGCCCTTAAGTTCGGGATGGTGTATGGGCTTGTGCTCTTGCGCGCAGCGTCCGTGTCTGCTCAAGATGCGTCCGTTTCGAGCGGTGCGTTGGAGCTCTACCCGGTTAGTGCGCCGATGCTGGTGCAGTGCGCTCCGGTGAGCCTGGTTCCCTGCTTCTCTGTTGTCGTGACTCCGGCCGACGGTACGGGGAAGCCGGTTGCGGTTGGTCTTCCTTCGAAGGATCGCTTGTTGCAGGCGATGCAGGTGCAGTCGGATGGTACGGCGATTGCGCCGTTCTATGTCTCCTCCGGATCGGGTTCGGATGCGAGTCAGCGACCCAATATTGTTTTGATTGAGGTGGACATCAGCGGGAGCATGAACTCGCCGGTGAGCGATGGCGTGTCTCGTTTCGATGCGGCGCAGGCGGCGATCGCGAAGTATCTCGAGAGCATGCAGGAGGGCGTGGACCAGATCGCGATTGTTCCGTTCGAGAGCCACCATGTGGTGCCGACGATCCAGGCGGCGGTGTTTACGGGCAAGCGGGATGAGGCGATGGCGCAGTTGAAGGCGCTGCCGCGACCGGGTACGAAGAACAATACGGCGCTGTATCAGGCGGTGTACTCGGGCGTGCAGTCGATGCAGACGGAGATGGCGACGCTGGTGAAGCCGGGAACGGTGGCGGCGGACTTTCAGCCTCGCGTGATTGTGATGACGGACGGCAAGAACGAGGTGATGAAGGGCGACGATGCCGATCTGCTCGACGGGCCGTTAGGGATGCAGCAGGCGGTGGCGAAGGTGGCGTCGTCGGGGCTGGATGTGGTGGGGATTGGCTTCGGCGATCGGAGCGGGATCGATACGGAGGCGTTGCAGAAGCTTTCGAAGCGTGTGTTTATGGCCGCTACGGGCGATGAGCTGGCGCAGATTTTTCGTAATACGACGCCGTTGAAGACGAGCGCGTTGCAGGTGACGTTTTTGTCTCCGTGGACGGATCGTCCATCGCTGGCATCGCGCGATCCGCAGTTCGGATTGACGCTGACGTTGCCGGATGGTCGCAGGCTGATGAGTCCGCTGGTGCGGTATACGGCTCCGGCGATGGGGACTCCGCTGTATGAGCGGCAGGCGAGCCCGGAGGAGATGCAGGCGCTGATTGCGACGCGTCCGTCGGCGAACTCGGGATGGGATGCGGTGCTTCGGAGTCTGCTGGTATTTGGCGGCTGCGGGGTGGTGCTGCTGTTGCTGTGGTTCTGGATTCCGCGGCTTATCTGGGGCAATCAGTATGCGGGCAATCTGGCCTCGGTTGGCGCTGGCCGGCGCTGGGGCAAGGATGCGGGCGTGAAGGCTTCGGCGGTACAGATGCGGACGGTCGCGAATGCGCCGGATGGCTTCGATGCGGATCAGGTTCGGGCGAAGCAGCAGCGCTCTCCGGGGCAGGTGACGCAGGTGCAGCCGCGTGGCGAGGTATCGAAGGCCAGGATCAATGTTTGA
- a CDS encoding FHA domain-containing protein has product MDLYRNLYFAALTGGLAGLFAWGISNLIFVGLGPQQAVWLPDAAVACVLGALLASALFFSMDHAAGKRMRWASVGWGLLLGLGSAAVAVVCIWQLQRHIQVESPTLFRLVVWALAGSLIALGIGLRWVRTNRVRVLHTYAGGLVGGLAGGLVFAFLGPHSPELCQAFGLMLTGAGTGFGAALSPMLLRDGAVQFISSGDARAQSKFGRTGKQWPLELGESYVLGNVVTADTGSRFQQGVDIFVPDSFLSARHAVLFSKDGRYFIARHPDAGGPAGIAKFVLRVRGKTVTTSQELHESDDILVGRTALRFTSKKLHA; this is encoded by the coding sequence ATGGACCTTTACCGGAACTTATATTTCGCTGCCTTGACGGGTGGGCTGGCTGGGCTCTTCGCCTGGGGCATCAGCAATCTGATCTTCGTTGGACTGGGCCCGCAACAGGCAGTGTGGCTTCCCGATGCTGCGGTGGCGTGCGTGCTGGGAGCTCTGCTGGCGTCGGCGCTGTTTTTTTCGATGGACCATGCGGCTGGAAAGCGGATGCGCTGGGCGAGCGTTGGTTGGGGATTGCTGCTTGGGCTTGGATCGGCGGCGGTGGCTGTGGTGTGCATCTGGCAGTTGCAGCGGCATATTCAGGTGGAGTCGCCGACGCTGTTTCGGTTGGTGGTGTGGGCGCTTGCGGGATCGCTGATTGCGTTGGGAATCGGGCTGCGCTGGGTACGGACGAATCGGGTGCGGGTGCTGCATACGTATGCGGGCGGGCTGGTTGGCGGATTGGCCGGAGGGCTGGTGTTTGCGTTTCTCGGGCCGCACTCTCCGGAGCTGTGCCAGGCGTTTGGGCTGATGCTTACGGGCGCGGGGACGGGATTTGGCGCGGCGCTTTCGCCGATGCTGCTGCGGGATGGCGCGGTGCAGTTCATTAGCAGCGGCGATGCACGGGCGCAGAGCAAGTTTGGCCGGACGGGTAAGCAGTGGCCGCTGGAGCTGGGCGAGAGCTATGTTCTGGGCAATGTGGTGACGGCGGATACGGGGAGCAGATTCCAGCAGGGCGTGGATATTTTTGTTCCGGATTCGTTCCTCTCGGCGCGTCATGCTGTATTGTTTTCGAAAGACGGGCGGTACTTCATTGCGCGTCACCCGGATGCGGGTGGCCCGGCGGGGATCGCGAAGTTCGTCCTTCGTGTTCGCGGAAAGACCGTGACAACCTCCCAGGAGCTTCATGAATCTGATGACATACTGGTCGGCCGCACGGCCCTTCGCTTCACTAGTAAAAAACTCCATGCTTAG
- a CDS encoding type VI secretion system baseplate subunit TssG, with the protein MTPQTPFAADVAAPVAVALPLMLDLTSGTHAFRHTEDSALASLAAMGISAARIHLRRTGREAVPEGTIVGQYPAAGEPLDVDTQIRLDVAGLGFTHALPVGMWDSGGEVEPGTREMLEGIDNPLLKLEHWAHEGAALFRISDADKLACERWMALFGVRSSDWPRDLWFRLASLLAQLPALACSEEGMRLVLGVLFQIPIESLTYQRSVAMLHSEKTTLLGARASRLGVDSVLGDAVEDLAHLRITLGPVSLKTYEAFAEGDRGRLLRRAIDYLMPAFQDYEIAWTVEDAGRCPQLGVPERNSRLGVNTHLGSAA; encoded by the coding sequence ATGACACCACAGACTCCTTTTGCGGCTGATGTTGCTGCTCCGGTTGCGGTGGCTTTGCCACTGATGCTCGATCTGACTTCGGGTACGCATGCGTTTCGTCATACGGAAGACTCGGCGCTGGCTAGCCTTGCGGCGATGGGCATCTCGGCGGCGCGTATTCATCTGCGGCGTACGGGGCGCGAGGCTGTTCCGGAGGGGACGATTGTTGGGCAGTATCCTGCGGCGGGTGAGCCGTTGGATGTGGATACGCAGATTCGGCTGGATGTTGCGGGGCTGGGCTTTACGCATGCTTTGCCGGTGGGGATGTGGGACTCGGGCGGCGAGGTGGAACCGGGTACTCGCGAGATGCTGGAGGGGATCGACAACCCACTGCTGAAGCTGGAGCACTGGGCGCATGAAGGGGCGGCGCTGTTTCGGATTTCGGATGCAGACAAGCTGGCGTGCGAGCGCTGGATGGCGTTGTTCGGTGTGCGCAGCAGTGACTGGCCGAGGGATCTTTGGTTTCGGTTGGCGAGTCTGCTGGCGCAGTTGCCTGCGCTGGCGTGCAGCGAAGAGGGGATGCGGCTGGTGCTGGGCGTGCTCTTCCAGATTCCTATCGAGAGCCTGACGTATCAGCGGTCGGTGGCGATGCTGCATAGCGAGAAGACGACGCTGTTGGGTGCGCGTGCTAGCCGCCTGGGCGTCGATAGTGTGTTGGGCGATGCGGTGGAGGATCTTGCGCATCTTCGTATTACGCTGGGGCCGGTGTCGCTGAAGACGTATGAGGCGTTTGCGGAGGGTGATCGGGGCAGGCTGCTGCGGCGCGCGATTGATTATCTGATGCCGGCGTTTCAGGACTACGAGATTGCGTGGACGGTGGAGGATGCGGGGCGTTGTCCGCAGCTTGGCGTGCCGGAGCGGAACAGTCGGCTGGGCGTGAATACGCATTTGGGGTCGGCTGCATGA